From Topomyia yanbarensis strain Yona2022 chromosome 1, ASM3024719v1, whole genome shotgun sequence, one genomic window encodes:
- the LOC131676949 gene encoding ribosome quality control complex subunit NEMF homolog gives MTKTRFNTYDVVCSVTELQKLIGMRVYQIYDIDNKTYLIRLTRNEEKIVLLLESGNRFHTTAFEWPKNVAPSGFTMKLRKHLKNKRLESLRQLGVDRIVDLQFGTGEAAYHIILELYDRGNILLTDCELKILNILRPHVEGEELRFAVRERYPTDRAKEDKGPPPMEKVREAIAKAHPGDTLRTALNPILEYGASVIDHVLHKYGLFGCRIGGELPADAVELPKKAKKKQKALAKECSKVFNLDEDMTALMCAINDAETMLRTAMTEPSKGYIIQKKDLKPAKEGEPQEFYFTNLEYHPYLYNQYKDDPVQEFSSFTAAVDEFYSTLEGQKIDLKAFAQEREALKKLSNVRTDHAKRLEDLTKAQLEDRKRAELITRNQNLVDSALLAVQSALAAQMAWSDIQDLVKAAQANIDPVASCIKQLKLEINHISLALKDPYAVLDEEIDDDEDQDREDDEDRLEPMVVDVDLAMTAFANARRYYDQRRYAARKEQKTIESSSKALKNAEKKTIQTLKDVRTQTTISKARKVYWFEKFYWFISSENYLVIGGRDQQQNELIVKRYMRATDIYVHAEIQGASSVVIKNPSGEEIPPKTLLEAGTMAISYSVAWDAKVVTSAYWVKSEQVSKTAPTGEYLTTGSFMIRGKKNFLPPCHLVLGLSFMFKLEESSVERHKGERRVRNFDEESIISKDDRSEISEIVEQEVQLEEGESDNDDTEEKDDSDKPISTEEVLEQIDSLAVKEEDEPQQSDSESDDDTKPKFPDTRVKVEHDTGKVSVQTDPTLQRLTSQPADPESVIFLGDNKPYIITPAPPRKKQVQKSKQKAKEKERAREEAAARGNQKDESQKQGQLKRGQKNKMRKIKEKYKDQDEEDRKLMMDILKSAGNKSSNNSKDESTANDQKKLPGKKPTPRPKTGEVDDLGDETPAAADVDMLDSMTGQPMEEDELLFAIPVVAPYQTLHNYKFKVKLTPGTGKRGKASKTALQIFLKDKQCTSREKDLLKAVKDELLARNIPGKVKLSAPQLQKVRK, from the exons ATGACAAAAACACGCTTCAACACCTACGATGTAGTCTGCTCCGTGACGGAGCTGCAAAA GCTCATCGGAATGCGAGTGTATCAGATCTACGACATCGACAACAAAACCTACCTGATCCGGTTAACTCGGAATGAGGAAAAAATAGTCCTGCTGCTGGAATCGGGAAACCGGTTCCATACGACCGCTTTCGAGTGGCCCAAAAATGTAGCTCCCTCCGGATTCACGATGAAACTGCGAAAACACCTAAAGAACAAACGCCTAGAAAGCCTCCGGCAACTCGGAGTAGATCGTATCGTCGATCTACAGTTCGGTACCGGAGAAGCTGCCTACCACATCATACTGGAATTGTATGATCGAGGAAACATTCTGCTGACGGATTGCGAActcaaaattttgaacattttgcggCCTCATGTCGAGGGAGAAGAATTGCGGTTTGCTGTGCGAGAACGATACCCGACGGATCGGGCAAAAGAAGATAAGGGTCCTCCTCCGATGGAGAAAGTGAGAGAAGCAATTGCCAAGGCCCATCCAGGTGACACTCTGAGAACGGCTCTTAATCCTATTTTAGAATATGGAGCTTCCGTTATTGATCATGTGCTGCACAAGTACGGCTTATTTGGTTGCAGAATTGGTGGTGAACTTCCGGCGGATGCTGTCGAACTTCCTAAAAAGGCCAAAAAGAAACAAAAGGCACTTGCCAAAGAGTGTTCGAAGGTATTCAATCTGGACGAAGATATGACGGCGCTGATGTGCGCCATCAACGATGCAGAGACGATGTTGAGGACGGCCATGACGGAGCCATCCAAAGGATACATCATTCAGAAGAAAGATTTAAAACCTGCCAAGGAAGGTGAACCGCAAGAGTTCTATTTTACGAATCTGGAGTATCATCCGTATCTGTACAATCAATACAAAGATGATCCGGTACAGGAATTTTCCAGCTTCACGGCAGCTGTCGATGAGTTCTATTCGACGTTGGAAGGTCAAAAGATTGATCTGAAGGCTTTTGCCCAGGAAAGAGAGGCTCTGAAAAAACTTTCCAACGTTCGAACGGATCACGCCAAGCGACTTGAGGATTTGACGAAAGCACAACTGGAGGACCGAAAACGGGCTGAGTTGATTACCAGAAATCAGAATCTGGTGGACAGTGCTCTGCTGGCCGTTCAGAGCGCCCTTGCTGCACAAATGGCTTGGTCGGATATTCAGGATTTGGTAAAGGCGGCTCAGGCCAATATTGATCCG GTTGCTTCCTGCATCAAACAGCTGAAGTTGGAAATCAACCACATCTCGCTAGCTTTGAAAGATCCCTATGCCGTACTGGACGAGGAGATTGATGACGATGAGGATCAGGATCGTGAAGATGATGAAGATAGACTGGAACCTATGGTGGTTGATGTGGATCTGGCTATGACAGCTTTCGCCAACGCCCGTCGTTACTACGATCAGCGTCGATATGCTGCCCGGAAGGAACAGAAGACCATTGAATCTTCGTCTAAAGCTTTGAAAAATGCCGAGAAAAAAACGATTCAAACACTGAAGGACGTCCGCACTCAGACAACGATTTCCAAGGCGAGAAAGGTTTATTGGTTCGAAAAATTCTATTGGTTCATAAGTTCGGAGAACTATTTGGTAATCGGCGGACGTGATCAACAGCAGAACGAGTTGATTGTGAAACGCTACATGCGCGCCACCGACATCTATGTGCATGCGGAGATCCAGGGTGCTTCGAGCGTAGTCATTAAGAATCCTTCTGGAGAAGAAATTCCTCCTAAAACATTACTAGAGGCGGGAACGATGGCAATTTCGTACAGTGTGGCTTGGGATGCAAAGGTTGTCACGAGTGCTTACTGGGTGAAAAGCGAACAGGTCAGCAAGACGGCTCCGACGGGTGAATATCTGACGACTGGTAGTTTTATGATTCGTGGGAAGAAGAACTTTTTGCCACCTTGTCATCTGGTGTTGGGGTTAAGCTTCATGTTTAAGCTGGAAGAGAGTTCCGTGGAGCGGCATAAGGGCGAACGAAGAGTTAGAAATTTTGATGAGGAATCTATCATAAGCAAGGACGATCGGTCGGAAATTTCCGAGATTGTCGAACAAGAGGTACAACTCGAGGAAGGAGAATCGGATAATGATGATACCGAAGAGAAGGACGACTCAGATAAACCTATATCAACTGAAGAAGTTTTAGAACAGATTGACTCCCTTGCAGTCAAGGAGGAAGACGAACCACAGCAGTCGGATTCAGAAAGCGATGACGATACGAAACCAAAATTTCCGGATACACGTGTGAAAGTTGAGCACGACACGGGGAAAGTTTCGGTACAAACAGATCCAACGCTGCAGCGTCTCACTTCCCAGCCAGCCGATCCAGAATCGGTCATCTTTCTTGGGGACAACAAACCTTATATCATAACTCCAGCCCCACCGCGCAAAAAGCAGGTtcaaaaaagcaaacaaaaggccaaggaaaaggaaagggcTCGTGAAGAAGCGGCTGCTCGGGGCAACCAAAAGGATGAATCGCAGAAGCAAGGTCAACTGAAACGAGGCCAGAAGAACAAAATGCGTAAGATTAAAGAAAAATACAAGGATCAGGACGAAGAGGATCGCAAGCTAATGATGGATATTCTAAAATCTGCCGGCAACAAATCCAGTAACAATTCAAAGGATGAATCTACAGCGAACGATCAGAAGAAGTTACCGGGCAAAAAACCAACCCCTCGTCCAAAAACAGGTGAAGTTGATGATCTGGGTGATGAAACTCCGGCGGCAGCAGATGTCGACATGCTGGATTCTATGACGGGTCAACCGATGGAGGAGGATGAACTACTATTTGCTATTCCCGTAGTTGCACCGTACCAGACGCTGCACAACTACAAGTTTAAGGTCAAACTAACACCTGGCACAGGCAAGCGGGGTAAGGCCAGTAAGACAGCGCTGCAGATTTTCCTAAAGGATAAACAGTGCACTAGCAGGGAGAAGGATTTGCTTAAAGCAGTCAAGGATGAACTATTGGCGCGGAATATACCGGGCAAGGTGAAGCTGTCGGCTCCGCAGTTGCAGAAAGTCAGGAAGTAA